The genomic interval TCGCAGTACCTCGAGTACGGCGGCGGCGTGGCAGCGACGGATGCCTTGCATCTTCAAGAACCGACGGCCTCTCGCCAGGAAACCTCGTGAGAAGGGCGGGCTAGCCCCGATGGAATTCCTCAAGGTCTCCGGCGCCGGCAATGACTTCATTGCCCTGCCGGAGCCCGAATCACCGCCGAGCCGACGGCAGATCCGGGCCTGGTGCCGGCGGGGGCTATCGGTCGGTGCCGATGGCCTGTTCCTGCTCGAGCGCCGCGATGACGCGGTCCGCATGACCTACTTCAACGCCGACGGCGGAGAGGCGGAGCTCTGCCTCAACGGCGCTCGCTGCGCCGTGCGCGTCGCCCTCGAGCTCGACTGGGTCACTGGCGACGTTCGCCTCGAGACCGGTGCTGGATCGCTCACCGGGCGCGATGCCGAGCACGGGCGGATCGCCGTCGACGCTCCGCTGCCGGGGGCTCCGGTGCGCGAGATCGAAGTCGAAACCGACGGCCAGCGCTTGACCATCGCCGCCGTCACCATCGGTGTGCCGCACTGGATCGTCGCCTGGCCCGAGGGACTGGCGACGGCCCCAGTTCAAGACCTCGGCGCCGTCCTGCGCGCCCACCCCAGCGCCGGCGAAGCCGGCGCCAACGTCAGCTTCGTGCGCTTCCCGACACCGCACGCGATGGAGATCCGCACCTTCGAGCGCGGCGTCGAAGCGGAGACCCTCGCCTGCGGCACGGGCGTCCTGGCGGCGGCCGCCGCGGGCCTCGCGACGGGCAGCGCGCGGCTTCCTCTCGAGGCCCTCACCGCCGGCGGATTTCGCTTGCAGATCGAGGGACGATCCCAGGCCGGCGAGCCGTCCATCTGGTCGCTCATCGGTGACGCCCGCATCGTCGCCCGCGGAAGCCTGACCCCTGGCGCCAGCGA from Acidobacteriota bacterium carries:
- the dapF gene encoding diaminopimelate epimerase; protein product: MEFLKVSGAGNDFIALPEPESPPSRRQIRAWCRRGLSVGADGLFLLERRDDAVRMTYFNADGGEAELCLNGARCAVRVALELDWVTGDVRLETGAGSLTGRDAEHGRIAVDAPLPGAPVREIEVETDGQRLTIAAVTIGVPHWIVAWPEGLATAPVQDLGAVLRAHPSAGEAGANVSFVRFPTPHAMEIRTFERGVEAETLACGTGVLAAAAAGLATGSARLPLEALTAGGFRLQIEGRSQAGEPSIWSLIGDARIVARGSLTPGASEFPAAAVWSS